The genomic interval AAAGTCTGATACAActattgtatattttttacaGCCGCAACATGGTTTTCATGCCTGCTCTAAACTTGCTTGTGTACAACGTCCTTGTGGGTTATATAAGCACGGAAATCAATCGAATCATTAATGGTAAGTTCTTTGTAAGGACCATCTTCTAATCACTGAAGTCTCTTTAGTTTCTACGGCCCAGACAAGTCTTTGGCAGCATATTCCTATTATCGGCCAGATGTTCGCTCCTTTAGAACCTGAAACCCATTATGGAGTGGAGTTCGGGGAACGCATGTGGAACTTCAACCTATATATAAACATCTTCCTGCTTCTCCCCGCATTTTTTCAGGTATAAGCCCGCATAATTCGGGGACCACATTAATGTACCCAATTCACAACCAGATCTATCATATCTCCTTGCTGGTGGCGCTTGTTCTCATGTGGAACTGCTACCTTCACCAGTGTCTGGCTGCTTTCCACCTGAAGATGGTGTGGCACTTGTGGTGGAGCGACCTATGCTGGAGCTACTACGCTCCTCTTGTCTTTTTCGGATTCCTGATGACCATGCTGCACTTTAGTCTGATTATAGCAACCGTGATGTATCAGATGCAGATCGACGGAGATCCCAAGCCCCGGATCCAGCCCGAGGCTCTCCCAGAGCAGCAGCCACATCCCGCAGATAAAATTCAGAAACGGATGCCAATGGACCAGCCCATTGGGCTCTAGAAAATCTGACACAGAACGCCGGAGCACAGGTTCAGCCGCCTTTAACTGGGTCACCATCAGTCAGGGGCTTAACCTTGCCGCATCTACAAATACACTGCGTCGGTGGTTCAACTAATAAATATGCCAGAAAACACCAGACACACAGATACCCCGCACGCACACCAGCACACTACCGCTCACCAGGACATGTACAAATGAATCGCAGCTGAGGGCCGGCCGGGCATCGGGAAATAAAACCATTAAATATTTGCGGTTAAACGCACCAAAAACAAACCGCAAAAGTAAATCATATCCAGAGCAGACATTGGACATGGCCAAGCATCCAAGGCAAGGAATTTCTCTTGCCTCACCCGACCGTCGTCCGGCACTCGTAGGCAAAAATATTAGATTAGAAATTAGGAAGGCATGGACATGGACTCGGATTGGATTGAGATTGGGCAGGCAGCAGACCAGAGCGCCATTAAATTGGGGATGGGATGCAGGGCAGGAAACTGGCTGCCAACGGCCTGCCAAAAATTCCAAATGGTCCATGGCCGAGAATCATAAATCATTGAAGCTGACATTTCACCATTTCACTGGatttgtatgtatatgccAAAGGTTTGGCCAATTCTTGGGGAAGAAAGTGTTTTTTTGGTGGGCGAGGAATTTGCGTAGATATCCGTCGTTTTTCCCAAGGAACTACTGAGACACTCGCCCTGGAGTCGAAAATATGGATCCCTGTGTGTCCTTTAATAGTTCCCCTTGTACTAGTTCCCCCAGAGTCGAGCATATCAGGGCTCCGAAACGAAATATCGTCATCTCTATTCCATCTAAATCCAAGCTAAAAGCCAGTTCCCTCCAGTTGACGGGAATGTTGATTCCGTTTCACATTCGTAGGGATTTGGCAGGATGTGTCGAATACCGTTAATGGGGGTTAATTTAACCAAATCGCAAGAAATGTTAAGAAAATATTGATATCTGAGCCAGGGGATTTTTTATTGTCTTAAACAGCCtaacatttatattatttagcGCAATTATCAACTTTGGTTTTTATGACATCCTGGCTTTTTGGGCTGTCTAATAATTTCACAAGTTGGCAGTGCCGAGTCGTAAATTTCCAGTTTACCTTCTTTTTGAACTGAAATTCGTTCCCGTCCAATTCATCAGTCCAATATGTCGACGATAAAGATTCTGCGATCCTCCACACACAACGCACTTCGATCCAGCCTCGGATGGTGCCGCCATGCTGCCTCAAGACCACGCTACGACTACGACCTTGTGGTGCTCGGCGGGGGCTCGGCGGGATTGGCGTGCGCCAAGGAGGCGGCTGGCTGTGGAGCCCGCGTGCTCTGCTTCGACTACGTCAAGCCCACTCCAGTGGGCACCAAGTGGGGCATCGGCGGCACCTGCGTGAACGTGGGCTGCATCCCCAAGAAGCTGATGCACCAGGCCTCGCTACTCGGAGAGGCTGTCCACGAGGCGGTGGCCTACGGCTGGAATGTAGACGACAAGAACATACGGCCCGATTGGGGCAAGTTGGTGCGTTCCGTGCAGAACCACATCAAGTCCGTCAATTGGGTGACCCGCGTGGACCTGCGCGACAAGAAGGTGGAGTACGTCAATTCGATGGGCTCCTTTCGCGACAGCCACACCATCGAGTATGTGGCGATGCCAGGTGCCGAGCACCGCCAAGTGACCTCAGAGTACGTGGTAGTAGCCGTCGGAGGAAGGCCACGCTACCCGGACATTCCCGGAGCCGTTGAACTGGGCATCACCAGCGACGATATATTCAGCTACGAGCGAGAGCCGGGTCGTACCCTTGTGGTGGGCGCCGGATACGTTGGTCTCGAGTGCGCCTGTTTCCTCAAGGGACTCGGCTACGAGCCCACTGTCATGGTGCGCTCCATTGTGCTGCGCGGCTTCGATCGCCAGATGTCCGATCTGTTGGCCGCCATGATGACTGAGCGAGGCATTCCCTTCCTGGGCACCACAATCCCCAAGGCCGTGGAGAGGCAGGCGGACGGACGGTTGCTAGTCCGGTACCGCAACACAACCACCCAAATGGACGGCAGCGACGTTTTCGACACCGTGCTGTGGGCCATTGGGCGCAAAGGTCTCATCGAGGACCTCAACCTGGAGGCCGCCGGAGTGAAGACTCATGACGACAAGATTGTGGTGGACGCCGCGGAGGCCACCAGCGTGCCTCATATATTTGCAGTTGGAGACATCATATATGGTCGACCAGAGCTAACGCCGGTGGCCATCCTGTCGGGCCGCCTGCTTGCCAGGCGTCTGTTCGCCGGCTCCACGCAGCTGATGGACTATGCCGACGTGGCAACCACAGTTTTTACTCCGCTGGAATACAGTTGCGTCGGCATGTCGGAGGAAACGGCCATCGAACTGCGCGGTGCTGACAACATCGAGGTCTTCCATGGCTACTACAAGCCCACAGAGTTCTTTATTCCCCAGAAGAGCGTGCGTCACTGCTACCTCAAGGCCGTAGCCGAAGTATCCGGGGACCAGAAGATCCTAGGCCTGCACTACATCGGCCCAGTCGCCGGCGAGGTCATCCAGGGCTTCGCCGCAGCCCTCAAGTCCGGCTTAACCGTGAAGACGCTGCTGAACACGGTGGGAATCCACCCCACCACCGCCGAAGAGTTCACCCGGCTGTCAATCACCAAGCGATCTGGTCGGGATCCTACACCAGCCTCCTGCTGCAGTTAGTGTCTTGGAGATAGGTGTCTTGAGGTGGTGAGAAACAATGCATATTTCTTCCACTTCAAGTATGTTTCAGCCCGTATCTACTGTCGATTTTGAATAACAGATTTTCTAACGTGGAAAGGATAAAAAGGGTGCATTTAATGTTGGTTGAATGGTGCAGAgagaaatataatatttggCAAATAATTTGCAATCACTTTCATACCCTCTCTCGTTGAAAAGCATGTTGCAGGTACAAATACATATCCTTGATCAGGACCACGAGCCGACTCGTTTGAGCCACGTCGGCCAATTTCAATCGATATGCCAAAATTTCTACTTCCCAATCGATCTCGATTAGGGCGTCCTAATTTTTTAGACATCGAAAGGTATCGGTTCCATTCAAATATAATATGATAATATGATGCTAGTTTCTGCAAAccaaacaattatttttatttatttcgtaaTATAAGGCAGGTATAAATATAGTTTTTCGATCCGAAtagttttgtcttgtataatTGAAATAAGACATTTGGGAATGTTTAAGCAGACGGATTACTTTGCGTAGACGACAGCCATGATTATATCAACTCGCTTGATCAAGAATAAGGCGGAATTATGGCCCGAAATGTGGGCTTTACTGCGTTGAAAAACTTATTATCAATATCCCTCTGCAAGGGTAAACAATTTATAATTTCGACAAATTTTTTAGTTATTTCAAACTTATACGGTGTGAACGCATCTACTCGTAAACATGTCCCAACCGGATCTGAATTGCACTTCTCTGACGAATAGCTCGTCGGGATGTGCGGCTCACGTTCTTTTGATTTGACACTTTATTATAAATGACAGAGCCACACTTAGTAAGTCGGGGAGCACTGAAAACCCACAGAGCGATTGCCATTTTTGACATATGAAGTTTTAATTTATGAAGTTGGTGGTGAAAAACACTTTGTTCCCCTGGAGGTGACCTGCGTATCCGTTTCCGAGTCCGGTGGCGTATCGGTGACCCGGAATCTTGCGAGTGGCGCCAGAATCtgggacacacacacaccatgGCTGCTCGTGGCacgagcaacaacaaacaacaagaATAAAAAATTTTGATTAATGTTTACTTCCGATTTGCATAAATCTTACTTTAGCATTTTGGGCTTCGCACGCTCTCGTTCTTGTTCTCCCAGCCTCTTcctatattataaattatttttttattgcagcTGGCCGGTTTTGGGTCCCGCTTGGCAGCCGTATGCTCCCCGGTTAAATGTTTGCCCCGGCGTTATTTATTCGTTTGTTTGTGCCGGTCATCAGAGGAGGGGGCCTGTCCAGGTGGGCCGGGATCCAGGTCAAGGCGGTGCATCTGCCCGTGAGCGCCGCGCTCCCACAGTCTCCGCCGTAACTTTTCGATTAGCTTTGCCAACTCATTTAACAAATGGTCTGGCTGACAGTaagaaatataacaaattTAGCCCGGCCATCGCAAGGAGCTGGTAGTTTTCATTGCAACACCTTAGAATCATAAATTGTGACCTGACCgcccagctgcagctgcagcgggCGGCAAAAGTTTTGCTCATCCCGAAGTTTGGCTGTAAGTTAAAGCACCCGCGGGTAATTTGATAAAGCGTAAAATTTTGCACTTAAACTATTTTCATCTTCAGCACCCCCATCCGCAATCCGGGTCCCGAACCCGGAGTTGGCATTTGGCAATTGCATTGTTGCTCCCATTATTGTTCTCCGGTTTTCGGTCATTGGCAGCTTGACCCGCTCCCCTCCCCGGTGGGCAGGAAGGGAATGTCTTGAATTACAATACGGGGAAAGTGCGGAAAAGTTTCTCTGATTGCGTGTCCAAGTGGTCGGACCACTGCTCCTTTTCAGGCTCCTTCTCCAGATTGAGTGCTCTCGAGTGCAAGGCGGCGGCACAGGAATTGTTTTGGCTCCGCCGTTGCGACGGTGGCAAGTTTATCGAAAGTGAATCGGGTGGAATTATGTGCGTTGGAGTGGGTACGAATGGCACAGTCCCCAGCCCCGGGCGACACCTCGATCACACAAGTCCGCACAACTTGTTTGCGAAATTGTGCAATCAGCGCTGGAACAAAGcccgctgccgctgcctcgATAGActaaagcaaattaaaaatctCATTTAAATTAATCCTCGTCGAGGGTCCTCGTCCGCCACTCCAGCTTCCTTCTGATGGAAGACGGACGGTTGGCGCTCTCATCAACGCATTACAAACAATTCCACTTGGGGAACGCAACCACAGCAGCTTGTGGTTActtggtgggcgtggcagctccAGCCGCACACTGAGCACTTTCGATCGGGGGAGGGGAGAAGCCTAAGTCTTGTTTAGCAATTTGGAATTTTTAAATCCTATTAAATTTTGCAATCACAGTTTGATTTGTTTGCCCAGTTGAGACTGGTCTGTGGCACGGACAGGTGAGGGGATCGGAGCAACCGGATCGGAGCTGGGCACGTTCCACGGCAAGACCGAGTCAAAGGGCTTTCAATGATTCAATAGTTTAATTTCGAATTTCcatgcaaataaacaaatatccATTAGGATGCAGAACGAGGCGGAGTCGAATGGTAAGCAGGATGGCTTTCTATTTAGTTTAGTTATTAAATGTATCCATTTCCATTACCAAATTACGCCGCAATTGTTGCTCGTACATATACGTATATCGGTTTGTCCGTCAGTCTTGCACATGTTTGCGATTCCCATTGTTGGGCTGTGTTTGAGCTCCTCGGCATCTGCAAGGATCCAACTTTATCTGCATATGCATCGCCATCTGCATCTGGGTCTGCATCTGCCTTTGTATCCGCATACTGGATCTGCATCTTCGCTGCGTGCTGAATGTGTAATTACGTAAAAGTTGATAATGTGTTGATTATTTGaggtatttaatttatttatgcaattttGGAGTTCCTTCTGCGCTCTTGTTTCCCGAGCTTAATtgcaattatttaattacaattCAGCTTTAACTTCGGCATGTGTCTATTGTGTTTTGCGGTCAGTTTCCATTCTCAAACTCGCATTCGaggaaaaaacaaacacatcTCAAAGGAACGCCAGCATTTGTGTGTTTCTGTTGATTGCATTACAAAGAGGCTTCTTTGTCCGAGCGGGCAGACACTTGAcgataattttatattaagtCTTCATCCAATTACTGCAGTAACtcgaattaaaattgattatCGATTGCGACGGAAATTAATTGCTTACTTTTAGCCGTTTAGCGCTGGCTTCCTTTCATCCCGCATTCAGTTCAACGGTTCAAGGATGTTGATGCACCGAATCCACAACCGCTACCAGCTCCCTTAACACAAGCTTCTTTTCAACGATTCCGATTGCGATTCCGAGTGCTTAAATATGTGTGCcgtaatttaatttcataaaagcAATTGTGCGTCTGACCCCTCGGCTCGTCCCTCGCCACACAGCCCTCGGCAAACTTTGCTCGCATTCACAGAATGACAAAATCATGTGACCAGGAGGAATGTGGCAAGGACTCAACTAAAGGCGGGAGTTTGTGACAGAGGTGGTCGCGTGAGTGCCGACTGGGCTCTGATGAAAAAGTACCTGAGCTCGCCTCAAAATCACTActgtttaaaaataatcacTTCTCCCAAATTAAAACACATGGCTTTGAAATCATAATGTATTTCCTATATCCATTTTATTACCTCTATGTACAACTGGTTTTCCTTCTTTCACTATACCATAGTATATTATACttatttatacatacatatgtatatatgttcaAAATAAACTCAAAATGAATCTTCAAAACCACTtcgaaattattattattaagtatAGCTCCTGACTATACTTAaatacacaaaatttaccttCACCCCCTGTTAGTATTGGATGCCTAATAAAGAACAAGACTACCTACTTTTGAATAATCTGGATATGGAGCTGACTTTGAAGACTGCATCACGATCGCATCTCTTTGGCGGTCGAGCgtatttgttttgttgtttaaaGCCAACAAGGTCCGCCGCTGCCGCCACCAGGCGGGGCAAACAGGAACTGCGTTGAACGGGGGGTGGGGCTGGATCCTGCGGAATGGAGACAGGAGACAGATGGGGAAGTATTTTCATTGTCTTGTTTGCCAACGTCGGGAGTCGCATATTTGACATTGGACTCGTGTGCGCTCTGATGGCGTGCCAGCCAAAACATCACAAATGGTTGGCAACCCTGGCAAACCGTCcggcaaacacacacagacacacaatTGCGAGTGTGTACTGTGGTGTGCGTGTGAGAGTGCGTTGATTTGCTTTCGTTACTCTGCGGCTTTTGTGAGAgccaacgcggcgtatgaacAACGTGTGGTAAATAAATGGAAACATTCGCACAGAAGGAGAAACCTATCATTTATGCACAAACGGTGCCAACTTTGCTTGCACCAACTGCAGCAAAAGCGCGGCTTTCGACTGCCTTTTGCTCAGTTCTCCAGCGAACCCGGGCCGAGATATCCCTATCCTTCACCACCGACTCAGGATATAGTCCTGCACACATGGGCCTGCCACAATGCGCGACTTCACTCGCATAGAAAGGCAGAGGCAGAGACAAAAGAATGGCGCGTTTTAAgcattttcaaattaaattaaaaactgcACCAAGCAGTCGAAAGCCGGCGGAAAAAACCAGGAATAGAGGGGAGATTTGGAGGAGCGggaaaagcaggaaaagcCACCGCCAACGACAAAAAAAGATTGAGATAAACGAgagaatggaaatggaaggcCGCCTTTGAAGTTTTTCTGATGCTCCAGCACTTTCAGCTGCTTTTGATTGCGTGAAGCAGCTTTCTCTTCGGCTTTCTGGCTTTGTTTTGTCGCCGGCTGAGTTTTTAGCCAGACGACTGAGCGACTGAGGAGTTGCATTTTCGAAGGGCCCGCCCAAGGGCCTCAGATGAAATATGGATACAGCCATCAGTGCAGCTATTTGATTTTCACTCGTAGAAATCCAGTCgtttattaatatttcaaaCACCAGAAGATGTGGATTCGCTGAAAATGGTGGGCAATGCATGTAGTGAGTCGCAGTGATCTAGTGGAAAAGTATAATCAAACGCTAACAACGATGGAGGAAGAACTAAGAGCCCTATTCAGAACTGTAGCAAAGGAAAACCCGTGGCAAATAGCACTCAATACTTCTTAATTCTTGGTTAAATTGATTATCTGATGTCCCATGATTAATAGCCATTTTCtttaagtatttttaataagTTTGTACATAATTCTTGAAGTTGAGTCAAGAATTCACTTCAATTGTTTATTGTAAAAGTTGTATTCTGGATCAAGATCACTAGCCTAGTCGATTTGGCCATGTCCGTATGTTTTTCCGTATGAGCATCGAGATTTCCATGCAGCGCACCCAAAATTTAAATCGTTAAAATCTACCTAGTTGATTaacttattaatatttatctACATGTGCCAAAATGACTAAAGCAATAAAATTCTGCGTGAATATCTCCATATCATTACACAGTATCCAATAGTCGCGTCCCTTGCAgtataataaacaattaagcTTTCTTATCTGTGCAATATTGGTGCAATGTGTACTCTCCAGTAATAATCTAATTGCAGAGTTTGATTTTTTACTTTTCCTTTTGTTCGGTTGAATGTACTCCGCGTGTGCTGCTGGTTGCAGTTTTCCAAGCGGAAAATTTGTCATTGTTGCCATTGcgtttattaattaatttgtccGACTGTCTGTCTGGCGGCTGTGTGTGCGggtaataaaatatttgcacatgACTGAAATTGAATAGTTTCTTGCTGTTTTGGCTGAATTTCTGCATAATTTGCAATTGCCATGGCATCGTTTACTGAATTATACATGGAGGGGTCGAGGTTTTTTAGGCTGGCTGAGCACGGCACTAAAGGGATGTGCATAATTTAATCAGAGCTGCAAGTCAACAGGGTTTGCTGCATCGCAGGACACTAATTGAAAGTCCTGCCTGCTCCGCCATCAGGCCTGTCTGCCAATCGAAAGTCAACAACCTATTAAGTCACATTGCTGCCAACTGTGGACAATGATCGCTGTTGTCATGTCATCAAAACTTGCACCGCACACATGCCAAAAATCTTCCTTCGTTCTCTCAGCATTTTTTTGCGAACGGAATGGAAGGGACCGCAAAGCAGAATACAACTAGTATCCTTGGAGTCTAGAAGTTTTCCCCGGTCCGTTCCCAGCGCCCAGCCCCATTTCCCCCTCTCTCCCCGACCGTGCGAATTGCAAACAAGCCTTTTGTTACACGAGAAGCCCCAGACACATGGTAAACATGTCAAATTGACGGCCTGCGAAGTGAAAGCGACGTCAGCCAGCCCCCGGTGGCAAAGGATCCGGTGGCCGTCCGTCGCAGGACCCGCCTCCTGCCGGTCTGCTTTCCATTTTTTAACCCATTTTTTCCACTGCCACCGCTCGAGTGTCCCCTTTGTCTTTGGGTGTGAATTATTAAAAGCCACAGAGCACAACGTCTAAATTAGCAGGACGGGGCTGCTGCTCTCAGCTGTTTCACTTTCAGCGAACGCAATCATCGCCATCCACCCCGGCGTAATTATCGTCATCAGAGCCGTGATTATCATGGTCATAGGCTGCTGGGATCCGCATCCTGCCATCCTGGCATCCCCATGTCCTTTCGCCTGTCACTCATTCGCATAAACAGTTAATTATGCATAATATGCATTTTGCTGTCATGTTGTGCAATTTTCGCTCCCCACTGGGGTCCTCCCTGCACTTTTATTACTCGCCAGCTCCGTcgtctttgttgttgcagtCGCCCAGCGCGGTAATGTTTTTAAATGCGCTCAtttgtgttgctgttgccattgctgcgggtgttgctgctgctgctgatgcagTATCTGTGTGCGCCCGCTTATCTATGGCcgtgtttgtgtgctttgGGTGCGATAGCTAATTGGCAGCCGGTAATTTAATGTGCGAccgagcagcaggaggagcagcacgATTATAGTTAAAGGAGTTGCCGGCTTAATTGGAAGTGAGCAGTGCACAAAAGAGCGAAGCACATGTGATTAGAAAGAGCGATAATCGAACTCGGAGCCATCACGGATCCGAGGATCCTCCCAGAATCATTTCATATGCCAACACGCCGAAAATATCCGgcgaaaaattcaatttgcactGCTATTTGCCGAAGAGGGAGCGGATACAGACGCTCGTGTTAGCATAAAATTCACTTTGGCATTTCCGATGGTTGACAATTTTTTGCGTGGACTGCGTTTAACTTGCACCGCAAAACTGCTGCTGACAATTATTACATCCGCAGGACATTCGCCAGAAATGGGGGAATGGACGCCGGAAGAGGGAGAGGAGCGGGTGATACGCCCACACATGCATATGCACACAGCGGAAGTGGAGGAACGGAAAGGAATAGCAAGGAAGAAGGTCCTGCTGACACGATATGACACTACCCCCGAAAAGCGGCATTGAAGTGGGACGAGCACATTAAATAGGAAAAGGAAGAGCATAAAAAATGGAGACGATTGAATTTAAATGCCCGACCACTTGAGCCCGGATTCGGCTCCGTCCAGACTGTCCACATGCGGGTGAAGTCCATTTCCCATCCTGCCAATGGCCATTTGAGTAAGTCACGAGCTGCGACAGCCGGCGCCCAGATTTCCATAGCTCCGGCTCGGCCATTTGGGTTGCCTGGCATTACGTGAAAGTAGGTTGTTAATATGCATGGCCTTATGCTTTCTTTTGGGAGGAAATGGGGGATGGTGGATCCCGTCGGAAGAGCGATTCCTCAAGGCACTATATTCCCATCTGCTTCTGTTTCGAGGAGTACCTCACGAATAAACCAGTCCCAATTAGAACTATGTCAAAGCAAACATGTGCTCGCACTTCCACTTTCTACGCGCTGGGGCCAATCAAGGACCGCACCGAATCAAGGTccttctgctgctgccccCTCTTTCGGGGCCTTTCATTTAGTGTCGGAAAGTTTTGCCTTTTGGTCATTTCTCGTTCAGCTCGTTCAGTTCCTTTCTGTTTCAGTATTTCAGTATTTCGGTGTTTTTCTTGTTCCATTTGCATACATCGAGGGAAGTTTGAGCTGCCTGAAAGCCAATGAAAGCCAAA from Drosophila mauritiana strain mau12 chromosome 3L, ASM438214v1, whole genome shotgun sequence carries:
- the LOC117140557 gene encoding uncharacterized protein LOC117140557 isoform X1, producing MVFMPALNLLVYNVLVGYISTEINRIINVSTAQTSLWQHIPIIGQMFAPLEPETHYGVEFGERMWNFNLYINIFLLLPAFFQIYHISLLVALVLMWNCYLHQCLAAFHLKMVWHLWWSDLCWSYYAPLVFFGFLMTMLHFSLIIATVMYQMQIDGDPKPRIQPEALPEQQPHPADKIQKRMPMDQPIGL
- the LOC117140557 gene encoding uncharacterized protein LOC117140557 isoform X2 — its product is MVFMPALNLLVYNVLVGYISTEINRIINGISPHNSGTTLMYPIHNQIYHISLLVALVLMWNCYLHQCLAAFHLKMVWHLWWSDLCWSYYAPLVFFGFLMTMLHFSLIIATVMYQMQIDGDPKPRIQPEALPEQQPHPADKIQKRMPMDQPIGL
- the LOC117141558 gene encoding thioredoxin reductase 2, mitochondrial — translated: MSTIKILRSSTHNALRSSLGWCRHAASRPRYDYDLVVLGGGSAGLACAKEAAGCGARVLCFDYVKPTPVGTKWGIGGTCVNVGCIPKKLMHQASLLGEAVHEAVAYGWNVDDKNIRPDWGKLVRSVQNHIKSVNWVTRVDLRDKKVEYVNSMGSFRDSHTIEYVAMPGAEHRQVTSEYVVVAVGGRPRYPDIPGAVELGITSDDIFSYEREPGRTLVVGAGYVGLECACFLKGLGYEPTVMVRSIVLRGFDRQMSDLLAAMMTERGIPFLGTTIPKAVERQADGRLLVRYRNTTTQMDGSDVFDTVLWAIGRKGLIEDLNLEAAGVKTHDDKIVVDAAEATSVPHIFAVGDIIYGRPELTPVAILSGRLLARRLFAGSTQLMDYADVATTVFTPLEYSCVGMSEETAIELRGADNIEVFHGYYKPTEFFIPQKSVRHCYLKAVAEVSGDQKILGLHYIGPVAGEVIQGFAAALKSGLTVKTLLNTVGIHPTTAEEFTRLSITKRSGRDPTPASCCS